From Haloplasma contractile SSD-17B:
TTCTTTCGCTAAAATTCATTATACCGTATTAGGAAATGAAGATAAGAAGGAAGCAGTCGCGAATGGACTTGAAAAGGCAAAGGGATTCATCCGATCGGCACTTAGTTCTAGAGTTCAAATAAGAAAGCTCCCAGAATTAATATTTACTTACGATGAATCAATAGAGTATGGAAATAAGATACAGAAAATGTTAAATCAACTGAATAAATAGACTTTAGGGGTGCACAATATTGTGCCCCCTCTTTTTTGGTTAAATATATGGAAAGTTTGAATCAAAAACTCAAACTGAACCGTGTGCAGCCAATCATATTTATTTACCATCTTATACCATAATGTTACTATTGAATTAGATAGATTGTAACTATAAAATAGAAGAATGAGGTAAGATTATGAAATTAATTGGATATAAATCGACAAAAGTGGCAATAGGCGCAGTTATTTCTATTCTTATTGCAGGTCAACTAGGTCTTTTATATAGTACAGCATGTGGGATTATAACAATATTAAGCATTCAAAATACGAAACGTAAATCAATTCTTATCGCTATCAGAAGAATGACTGCTTTTTTAATAGCATTCTTTATAGCCATCCCCTTGTTTTTAATTGTCGGTTTTAATACATTTGTATTTGGTCTTTATTTACTCGTATTTATTCCTATTGCAATTAAAATAAAAGTAGAAGAAGGCATTGTGGTCAGTTCTGTACTTGTTACCCATATATTAGTGGAAGGTACGGTAACCCCAAGTCTTTTATTTAATGAATCACTATTAATGGTAATTGGTGTTAGTATTGCCTTACTATTAAATATCTACATGCCAACATTTGAAGAGGAGTTATCATCTTATCAAGACTTGATAGAACGAAAGATACAAGAAATCTTACTAGATATGTCAACTTCACTTAAGCAACATTATGTATCAATTAAAGAAGAAACCTATTTTAACGAATTACAAGATATCATAAAAAAAGCTAAAGAAGTGGCTATAAATAATCGTAATAATTACTTGTTCTCTGGTGATCGTTACTACGAACACTATATGGATATGAGGGAACAACAATTCGAGATTTTAAAACGAATGCGTTCACATTTTAAACATTTTTATATGACTGTTAATCAAACCATTATGATTGCTGAATTCACTGATAAGGTTGCAAATTCTTATTTTACAAATTATAGTACAGAAGCCCTGTTAAAAGGGATAAACTCAATGAGAGGCATGTTTAAACGTATGGAGTTACCTAAGACACGTGAGGAATTTGAAAATAGGGCAATGCTCTATCAGTTTTTAAACGATATGGAACAATTTTTAAAATTAAAGGTGAAATTTAAGGTTAGGCAGATTAATAAATATAAACCAACATCTAGTTAATACTTGCATATGAGTTCAACATTAGACTTGTAAATGAACAGGGAGATGATAAAAAAGACAGTGAATCCTTCTTTAAATGAACTTGCCTGCTCTTTTAGTCGTTACTTGATATAAAGAAAAAAACAAATTATAAAGCGATAAGGGAATTGAAATTGTTTTACTAAGCAAACATTAAAAAAAATGGTATAATAGAGTTGAAAACAAGTTAATACTTAGTAAGGGTGAGAGATGATGAACAATAACATTAAGGAAAAACTGAATCTAGTACCATTCGAACCAGGATGTTACTTGATGAAAAATAAACATAATAAAGTCATCTATGTCGGTAAGGCAAAAAAGCTAAGAAATCGATTGCGTTCCTACTTTTCTGGTTCACATAATGGAAAAACAGCTCGACTAGTAAGTGAAATTACCGATTTTGAATATATCGTTACCTCTTCGGAGTTAGAAGCATTAATATTAGAACTGAATTTAATAAAGCAACATGATCCTAGGTACAATATAATGCTTCGTGATGACAAAACATATCCTTACATTCTGTTTACAAAAGAAGAACATCCGCGCTTGGTCATTACGCGTAACGTTGATGAAAAAAAAGGGTCCTATTTTGGCCCCTATCCTAATGTTCAATCTGCTCGTGAAACAAAAGCACTCTTAGATAAATTATTCCCACTTAGAAAGTGTAATAAACTTCCTGATAAGGTTTGTCTATACTATCATATTAAACAATGTATAGCACCGTGTGAGAAGAAAATAGACCCGAGTGTCTATGAAGAGTATAGAAAGGAAATAGAAACTATTCTAAAGGGGAATATAACTGAAATAACGAAGGACTTAAAGGATAAAATGATAGAATACGCCGACAATCTACAATTTGAAAAGGCAAAAGAATATAAAGATTTGATTGACCATATTCACAAAACAGTCGAAAAACAGAAAATGATATTGAAAGATTTTTCAGATCGAGATATCTTTGGTTTTTATTACAAAAACGGTTTTTTAAGCATTCAGGTATTTTATCTTAGACAAGGTAAACTTATTGAGCGAAATGCTTATATAAGACCTTATTATGATGACCCAATTGATGAATTATCGAACTTTATTATTCAATTCTATACAAATAAAAATAACATTAAACCTAAGGAAATAATGATTCCTTCTGAAGCTGAAATTGATTTATTAGAGAAGTATTTAAACCTAAAAGTCGTTGTTCCTAAAAGAGGTGACAAGCGAAAACTTGTTGATTTAGCAAATAAAAATGCAAAGTTATCATTAGAAAATAAACTTAGAATACAGATGCAAAATGAAGAAAAGACATTAGGGGCCGTAAATGAACTAGGTGACTTGCTCACTATCGCACCACCTAATCGAATCGAAGCCTTTGATAATTCTCATATTTCAGGTACAGAAGCAGTTTCTGCAATGGTCTGTTATATCGATGGGAAGCCGAGTAAAAAAGACTATCGAAAATACAAGATTAAGCATAGTAATACTGCCGATGATTATGAATCAATGCGTGAGATCATATATAGACGGTATAGTCGTGTGATTAATGATAATTTAGATCGTCCCGATTTAATTGTAATAGATGGAGGAAAGGGACAAGTTAAAGCTGCAAAGCAGATGTTAGACCTTCTTTTATTAGACGTTCCTGTTATTGGTCTTGCTAAAGATGAGAAACATAAAACAGCAGAGTTAATAGATGGACAAACGCTAGAAATTATTGAACTTAATAAACATAGTAAAGCATTTCAATTATTAATGAATATTCAGGAAGAAGTTCATCGATTCGCAATCACGTTTCACCGGAAATTGCGTACAAATAAAATGACGACGTCTATTTTAGATGATATCTCGGGGGTTGGTAGTAAACGAAAGAAATTATTACTTAAAACATTTGGTTCTTTAAAGTCAATTAGAAACGCATCAAAACAGGATTTTATTGATGCAGGTATCCCTGAGAATGTTGCCCAAAATATAATTGAAAAGGTAAAATAGACGATTTTAAAGACATTAGTCTCGCACAAAACGTCACTATACACATATTATAAAGTGAGAATAAAACACCTCAACAATATAGGGGGCAATTATAATGGAGGGGAATAGGCAACAATTTTTGACAAAGAGAGAACGAGAAATTTTTGAGTTACTGATTCAAAATAAAACAACCAAAGAGATAGCGAGCGATTTATTCATCAGTGAGAAAACAGTACGTAATCATATCTCTAATGTAATTCAAAAACTATCTGTCTCAAGTCGAACTCAAGCTATTATCGAATTAATTAAAATGAATGAATTAACATTATAGCCACCATCAAGGCTTGGTGGCTTTTTTAATCGAAGGGGTCAGTGGTTTCTGGTCCTTTCTTTTTTTGTTACGTATACTTGTAAATAATAATAAGTTGACTATCATGTTATAGATACAAAGACACTCAATGACTTTTCGCGATACGTTTACTATATTTGAGTCAGGAGTGATA
This genomic window contains:
- the rbfA gene encoding 30S ribosome-binding factor RbfA; translated protein: MSSVRVQKVAKQIEREVSKILQMEVKDKRLNFITVTGVDLSNDYSFAKIHYTVLGNEDKKEAVANGLEKAKGFIRSALSSRVQIRKLPELIFTYDESIEYGNKIQKMLNQLNK
- a CDS encoding aromatic acid exporter family protein encodes the protein MKLIGYKSTKVAIGAVISILIAGQLGLLYSTACGIITILSIQNTKRKSILIAIRRMTAFLIAFFIAIPLFLIVGFNTFVFGLYLLVFIPIAIKIKVEEGIVVSSVLVTHILVEGTVTPSLLFNESLLMVIGVSIALLLNIYMPTFEEELSSYQDLIERKIQEILLDMSTSLKQHYVSIKEETYFNELQDIIKKAKEVAINNRNNYLFSGDRYYEHYMDMREQQFEILKRMRSHFKHFYMTVNQTIMIAEFTDKVANSYFTNYSTEALLKGINSMRGMFKRMELPKTREEFENRAMLYQFLNDMEQFLKLKVKFKVRQINKYKPTSS
- the uvrC gene encoding excinuclease ABC subunit UvrC, producing the protein MNNNIKEKLNLVPFEPGCYLMKNKHNKVIYVGKAKKLRNRLRSYFSGSHNGKTARLVSEITDFEYIVTSSELEALILELNLIKQHDPRYNIMLRDDKTYPYILFTKEEHPRLVITRNVDEKKGSYFGPYPNVQSARETKALLDKLFPLRKCNKLPDKVCLYYHIKQCIAPCEKKIDPSVYEEYRKEIETILKGNITEITKDLKDKMIEYADNLQFEKAKEYKDLIDHIHKTVEKQKMILKDFSDRDIFGFYYKNGFLSIQVFYLRQGKLIERNAYIRPYYDDPIDELSNFIIQFYTNKNNIKPKEIMIPSEAEIDLLEKYLNLKVVVPKRGDKRKLVDLANKNAKLSLENKLRIQMQNEEKTLGAVNELGDLLTIAPPNRIEAFDNSHISGTEAVSAMVCYIDGKPSKKDYRKYKIKHSNTADDYESMREIIYRRYSRVINDNLDRPDLIVIDGGKGQVKAAKQMLDLLLLDVPVIGLAKDEKHKTAELIDGQTLEIIELNKHSKAFQLLMNIQEEVHRFAITFHRKLRTNKMTTSILDDISGVGSKRKKLLLKTFGSLKSIRNASKQDFIDAGIPENVAQNIIEKVK
- a CDS encoding helix-turn-helix domain-containing protein, translating into MEGNRQQFLTKREREIFELLIQNKTTKEIASDLFISEKTVRNHISNVIQKLSVSSRTQAIIELIKMNELTL